In one Notolabrus celidotus isolate fNotCel1 chromosome 1, fNotCel1.pri, whole genome shotgun sequence genomic region, the following are encoded:
- the LOC117816854 gene encoding retinoic acid receptor gamma-A-like isoform X2: MFDCMEALGLAPRPLFDVSAQGSCMLSKATPYFSGLDPFAWTGTGSIQSVETQSTSSEEMVPSSPSPPPPPRVYKPCFVCQDKSSGYHYGVSSCEGCKGFFRRSIQKNMVYTCHREKNCQINKVTRNRCQYCRLQKCFEVGMSKEAVRNDRNKKKKDVKEEVLLPENYELSGELEELVNKVSKAHQETFPSLCQLGKYTTNSSADHRVQLDLGLWDKFSELSTKCIIKIVEFAKRLPGFTTLTIADQITLLKSACLDILMLRICTRYTPEQDTMTFSDGLTLNRTQMHNAGFGPLTELVFAFAGQLLPLEMDDTETGLLSAICLICGDRMDLEEPQKVDKLQEPLLEALKIYTRRRRPNKPHMFPRMLMKVTDLRGISTKGAERAITLKTEIPGPMPPLIREMLENPEAFEDSSDSGDSTAAAPPAIQAIKQEDKAAYESPAEEEEEEEEDDYWDEEKERGADSDGEALGEAVVGGQKKGVTRKPQ, from the exons ATGTTTGACTGCATGGAGGCCCTGGGTCTGGCCCCACGGCCCCTTTTTGATGTGTCCGCACAAGGCTCCTGCATGCTCAGCAAGGCAACCCCTTACTTCTCTGGCCTGGACCCGTTCGCTTGGACCGGGACAGGCAGCATTCAGT cGGTGGAGACTCAGAGCACCAGCTCAGAGGAGATGGTGCCTAGCTCTCcttccccacctcctcctcctcgggtCTACAAGCCATGCTTTGTTTGCCAGGACAAGTCATCTGGTTATCACTATGGAGTGAGCTCCTGTGAGGGCTGCAAG GGCTTCTTTCGGCGCAGTATCCAGAAGAACATGGTGTACACCTGCCACAGAGAAAAGAACTGTCAGATCAACAAAGTTACCCGCAACCGCTGCCAGTACTGTCGGCTGCAGAAATGCTTTGAGGTTGGCATGTCCAAAGAAG cCGTGCGAAACGacagaaacaagaagaagaaggacgtGAAAGAGGAGGTGCTGCTGCCAGAGAACTACGAACTGAGTGGTGAACTGGAGGAGCTGGTTAATAAAGTCAGCAAAGCACACCAAGAGACCTTTCCATCTCTGTGCCAACTAGGAAAATACACTACA AACTCAAGTGCAGACCACAGAGTACAGCTGGACTTGGGCCTGTGGGATAAGTTCAGTGAGCTCTCCACTAAGTGCATTATAAAGATTGTGGAGTTTGCAAAGCGGCTACCAGGCTTCACCACGCTCACCATTGCTGACCAGATCACCCTCCTCAAATCTGCATGTCTGGACATCCTG ATGTTGAGGATATGCACACGCTACACCCCGGAACAGGACACAATGACCTTTTCAGATGGCCTAACTCTAAACAGAACCCAGATGCATAATGCCGGCTTCGGCCCGCTCACAGAGCTGGTGTTTGCCTTTGCTGGCCAGCTGCTGCCGCTGGAGATGGATGACACAGAGACGGGTCTACTTAGTGCCATCTGCCTCATCTGTGGAG ACCGTATGGACCTGGAGGAGCCGCAGAAGGTGGATAAGCTGCAGGAGCCACTTCTAGAGGCTCTAAAGATCTACACCCGCCGCAGACGCCCCAACAAGCCTCACATGTTTCCCCGCATGCTGATGAAAGTCACTGATCTCAGGGGAATCAGCACCAAAG GGGCAGAGAGAGCTATCACATTGAAGACAGAGATCCCCGGCCCCATGCCCCCACTCATAAGGGAGATGCTGGAAAACCCAGAGGCCTTCGAGGACAGCAGTGACTCAGGGGACAGTACTGCAGCCGCTCCCCCCGCCATTCAAGCTATCAAACAAGAGGACAAGGCAGCGTATGAGTCGCccgcagaggaggaagaggaggaggaagaggacgacTACTGggatgaggagaaagagagaggcgcAGACAGTGACGGAGAAGCGTTGGGGGAGGCAGTAGTGGGGGGGCAGAAGAAAGGTGTGACTAGAAAACCACAGTGA
- the smug1 gene encoding single-strand selective monofunctional uracil DNA glycosylase — protein MLGDSSAAGGSGELADGDDGLKSLCDTEQQQGFEPVERELSLTPSSKFLQAELELNALLSRLSFSEPVRYIYNPLEYAWETHRCYVERYCQAGQQILFLGMNPGPFGMAQTGVPFGEIRSVVDWLKITGEVGHPPDEHPKRQIKGLACTQREVSGARFWGFFRKLCGEPARFFQHCFVHNLCPLIFMSVSGKNLTPPELPKGEREALLALCDVALCKIVQALGVSMVIGVGRVAEDRARRALTAAGVSVRVEGVMHPSPRNPKANKGWEEEAKAKLTELGVMSLLNDM, from the exons ATGTTAGGTGACAGTTCAGCTGCAGGTGGATCGGGTGAGCTCGCCGATGGAGATGATGGACTGAAGTCTTTGTGTGACACCGAGCAGCAGCAGGGGTTTGAACCGGTTGAGAGAGAGCTAAGCCTGACCCCTTCCTCCAAGTTTCTGCAGGCAGAACTGGAGCTGAACGCCCTCCTCAGCCGGCTCTCCTTCAGTGAGCCCGTCCGCTACATCTACAACCCGCTGGAGTACGCCTGGGAGACACACCGCTGCTATGTAGAGAGGTACTGTCAGGCCGGACAACAGATCCTGTTTCTGGGGATGAATCCAGGACCTTTCGGCATGGCACAGACAGGG GTCCCTTTTGGTGAAATCAGGTCTGTTGTCGATTGGCTGAAGATCACAGGGGAGGTGGGTCATCCACCCGATGAGCATCCAAAGAGGCAGATCAAAGGACTCGCCTGCACCCAGAGAGAAGTGAGCGGCGCTcgtttttggggctttttcaggAAACTTTGTGGAGAACCAGCTCGATTCTTCCAACATTGCTTTGTGCACAACCTATGCCCGCTCATTTTCATGAGTGTTAGCGGGAAGAATTTAACCCCCCCTGAGCTGCCTAAAGGTGAGCGAGAGGCGCTCCTCGCCCTGTGTGACGTTGCACTATGCAAGATAGTGCAGGCGCTAGGTGTTTCCATGGTGATCGGTGTTGGGAGGGTGGCAGAGGATAGGGCACGCCGAGCCTTGACTGCTGCAGGTGTCAGTGTGCGAGTAGAAGGTGTCATGCATCCATCACCCAGAAACCCAAAGGCCAATAAGGGCTGGGAGGAAGAAGCCAAAGCCAAACTGACAGAACTTGGAGTCATGTCTCTGTTGAACGACATGTAA
- the LOC117816854 gene encoding retinoic acid receptor gamma-like isoform X1, translating to MATNREHQVRHMTGFPRAMYPFTFNPMRSHSPFDLLASSHLFSRFGADLPKEMAALSVETQSTSSEEMVPSSPSPPPPPRVYKPCFVCQDKSSGYHYGVSSCEGCKGFFRRSIQKNMVYTCHREKNCQINKVTRNRCQYCRLQKCFEVGMSKEAVRNDRNKKKKDVKEEVLLPENYELSGELEELVNKVSKAHQETFPSLCQLGKYTTNSSADHRVQLDLGLWDKFSELSTKCIIKIVEFAKRLPGFTTLTIADQITLLKSACLDILMLRICTRYTPEQDTMTFSDGLTLNRTQMHNAGFGPLTELVFAFAGQLLPLEMDDTETGLLSAICLICGDRMDLEEPQKVDKLQEPLLEALKIYTRRRRPNKPHMFPRMLMKVTDLRGISTKGAERAITLKTEIPGPMPPLIREMLENPEAFEDSSDSGDSTAAAPPAIQAIKQEDKAAYESPAEEEEEEEEDDYWDEEKERGADSDGEALGEAVVGGQKKGVTRKPQ from the exons ATGGCAACCAACAGGGAGCACCAAGTTCGTCACATGACTGGCTTCCCCCGTGCCATGTATCCATTCACCTTTAACCCGATGCGGAGCCACTCCCCCTTCGACCTGCTGGCAAGTAGCCACCTTTTCAGCCGGTTTGGGGCAGACCTTCCCAAAGAGATGGCTGCGTTGT cGGTGGAGACTCAGAGCACCAGCTCAGAGGAGATGGTGCCTAGCTCTCcttccccacctcctcctcctcgggtCTACAAGCCATGCTTTGTTTGCCAGGACAAGTCATCTGGTTATCACTATGGAGTGAGCTCCTGTGAGGGCTGCAAG GGCTTCTTTCGGCGCAGTATCCAGAAGAACATGGTGTACACCTGCCACAGAGAAAAGAACTGTCAGATCAACAAAGTTACCCGCAACCGCTGCCAGTACTGTCGGCTGCAGAAATGCTTTGAGGTTGGCATGTCCAAAGAAG cCGTGCGAAACGacagaaacaagaagaagaaggacgtGAAAGAGGAGGTGCTGCTGCCAGAGAACTACGAACTGAGTGGTGAACTGGAGGAGCTGGTTAATAAAGTCAGCAAAGCACACCAAGAGACCTTTCCATCTCTGTGCCAACTAGGAAAATACACTACA AACTCAAGTGCAGACCACAGAGTACAGCTGGACTTGGGCCTGTGGGATAAGTTCAGTGAGCTCTCCACTAAGTGCATTATAAAGATTGTGGAGTTTGCAAAGCGGCTACCAGGCTTCACCACGCTCACCATTGCTGACCAGATCACCCTCCTCAAATCTGCATGTCTGGACATCCTG ATGTTGAGGATATGCACACGCTACACCCCGGAACAGGACACAATGACCTTTTCAGATGGCCTAACTCTAAACAGAACCCAGATGCATAATGCCGGCTTCGGCCCGCTCACAGAGCTGGTGTTTGCCTTTGCTGGCCAGCTGCTGCCGCTGGAGATGGATGACACAGAGACGGGTCTACTTAGTGCCATCTGCCTCATCTGTGGAG ACCGTATGGACCTGGAGGAGCCGCAGAAGGTGGATAAGCTGCAGGAGCCACTTCTAGAGGCTCTAAAGATCTACACCCGCCGCAGACGCCCCAACAAGCCTCACATGTTTCCCCGCATGCTGATGAAAGTCACTGATCTCAGGGGAATCAGCACCAAAG GGGCAGAGAGAGCTATCACATTGAAGACAGAGATCCCCGGCCCCATGCCCCCACTCATAAGGGAGATGCTGGAAAACCCAGAGGCCTTCGAGGACAGCAGTGACTCAGGGGACAGTACTGCAGCCGCTCCCCCCGCCATTCAAGCTATCAAACAAGAGGACAAGGCAGCGTATGAGTCGCccgcagaggaggaagaggaggaggaagaggacgacTACTGggatgaggagaaagagagaggcgcAGACAGTGACGGAGAAGCGTTGGGGGAGGCAGTAGTGGGGGGGCAGAAGAAAGGTGTGACTAGAAAACCACAGTGA
- the calcoco1b gene encoding calcium-binding and coiled-coil domain-containing protein 1b, with the protein MHSPDLHFVAEKKATQLVADHLLAQSAQLPITMDKQPAVVFRNVGQLYFPQTRVECHYSLTSMHPWSSNDWIGIFEVGWSSVKQYHTYTWALVPESYTEGTNVNCCALFHAFYLPRPSSVEFQFVYVDKDGEVCACSRPFTFCAPKPLEELETLREEREEEDGEEEDGEEELLLVIPRAQLLQSQLDKCLKKQAGLQQALDEAKKMVDNQRESCKISKIEWELEKEAMRSEITELRDNLRYNSDSLKQIEGKHKDVKYSQENLTYELSKLMAEKAESQQRVRDLEEDMKVLTDHEKEGNMELERKVLKERVKKMSSQMKYDEEKRKFLQVENETALVEVRGLQDRLDAAEHVAEGLRRELRELGTRQGHANTELHQARLQVAQLTLQLSEDNLLLREERASCALEREAYRHAAESDMKKLQELSCEVQRKEEWLQEERTEREKLEVELGRERDCIRVLLSDAKQELQELKASLRRAQREREEQQMEKQYLMKQHCDTCANERKQLILPELINPILSELADGPMW; encoded by the exons ATGCACAGCCCTGACCTGCATTTtgtagcagaaaaaaaagcaactcAGCTGGTAGCAGATCATCTCCTTGCACAATCag CACAGCTTCCTATTACCATGGATAAACAGCCTGCAGTGGTGTTTCGAAATGTGGGGCAGCTTTACTTCCCCCAGACTAGAGTGGAGTGTCACTACAGCCTGACCTCAATGCACCCGTGGAGCAGCAATGACTGGATAGGCATATTTGAG GTGGGCTGGTCTTCAGTTAAGCaatatcacacatacacatgggCTCTTGTTCCTGAAAGCTACACTGAGGGGACCAATGTCAACTGCTGTGCACTTTTTCATG CTTTCTACCTGCCTCGCCCTAGTTCAGTGGagtttcagtttgtttatgtGGATAAGGATGGAGAGGTGTGTGCCTGTAGTCGCCCTTTCACTTTCTGTGCTCCGAAGCcgctggaggagctggagactctgagagaggagagagaggaggaggatggagaggaggaggatggagaggaggagctgcTCCTGGTTATCCCAAGAGCTCAGCTACTTCAG AGTCAGTTGGataaatgcttaaaaaaacaagcaggtTTGCAGCAGGCTCTTGATGAAGCCAAAAAGATGGTGGACaaccagagagagagctgcaaaaTATCAAAGATTGAGTGGGAGCTTGAAAAAGAAGCGATGAGGAGCGAGATCACTGAGCTCAGAGACAACCTGAGATACAACAGCGACTCGCTGAAGCAGATAGAAGGAAAACACAAG GATGTGAAATACAGTCAGGAAAATCTGACCTATGAACTGAGTAAACTCATGGCTGAAAAAGCTGAGAGTCAGCAGCGAGTCAGAGACCTGGAGGAGGATATGAAGGTCCTGACTGACCATGAGAAGGAAGGAAACATGGAATTGGAAAGGAAAGT ACTGAAGGAGAGAGTGAAGAAAATGTCCAGTCAAATGAAATATGATGAGGAAAAGAGAAAATTTCTTCAG gtggAGAATGAGACAGCTCTGGTGGAGGTTCGAGGGCTGCAGGATCGTCTGGACGCTGCAGAGCATGTAGCTGAGGGCCTTCGCAGAGAGCTGAGGGAGCTGGGCACCCGTCAGGGCCATGCCAACACAGAGCTGCATCAAGCCCGGCTGCAAGTGGCCCAGCTCACCTTGCAACTGTCTGAGGATAACCTGCTACTCAGGGAGGAGCGTGCTAGTTGTGCTCTAGAGAGAGAAGCTTacagacatgcagcagag TCTGATATGAAGAAATTACAAGAACTGAGCTGTGAGgtgcagaggaaagaggagtggcttcaggaggagaggacagagagggagaaactaGAAGTAGAgcttgggagagagagagattgcaTTCGA GTGCTGCTGAGTGATGCCAAGCAGGAGCTCCAGGAGCTGAAGGCCAGTCTGAGGAgagcccagagagagagagaggagcagcagatGGAAAAACAG TACCTGATGAAGCAGCACTGTGACACTTGTGCCAATGAAAGGAAGCAACTGATCCTACCAGAACTCATCAACCCCATCTTAAG tgAGCTGGCTGACGGCCCAATGTGGTAA